The following proteins are encoded in a genomic region of Fusarium oxysporum f. sp. lycopersici 4287 chromosome 1, whole genome shotgun sequence:
- a CDS encoding aminotransferase: protein MLRSILTPSRPSQSVLRTTLRSNIPLHLSRSFSSSVSVMSNQTQKLKPAARVQGQKKDVWSMINEAAASSPIQPIVNLGQGFFGYNPPDFILNAAKEALDRVECNQYAPAKGRPRLRKALADAYSPLWGRQLDPETEIIITTGANEGMLSAFMGFIEPGDEVIVFEPFFDQYISNIQMPGGKVVYVPLHPPETGATKNSSAADWTIDFDELEKAFTPRTKMIVINTPHNPVGKVFHKDELQKIADLAVKHQTIILSDEVYDRLFYVPFTRIANLSPEVEKLTLTVGSAGKNFYATGWRVGRS from the exons atgttgcgcTCCATATTAACCCCGAGCCGCCCCTCCCAATCCGTGCTCCGGACTACACTCCGAAGCAATATCCCTCTTCACTTATCAAGATCATTCTCAAGTAGTGTCAGCGTCATGAGTAACCAGACTCAAAAGCTCAAGCCCGCGGCTCGAGTCCAGggccagaagaaggatgtTTG GTCCATGATCAATGAGGCCGCTGCGTCTTCACCTATCCAGCCTATTGTGAACTTGGGCCAGGGTTTCTTTGGTTACAACCCTCCTGACTTTATTCTTAACGCTGCCAAAGAGGCTTTGGACCGTGTTGAGTGCAATCAGTATGCGCCTGCTAAGGGACGACCGCGGTTGAGGAAGGCCCTTGCGGATGCATATTCACCATTGTGGGGTCGTCAGTTGGACCCTGAGACTGAGATTATCATCACAACTGGTGCTAATGAGGGTATGCTGAGTGCATTTATGGGTTTTATTGAGCCTGGTGACGAGGTTATTGTGTTTGAGccattctttgatca ATATATCAGCAACATTCAGATGCCCGGCGGCAAGGTCGTCTATGTTCCCCTTCACCCTCCAGAGACAGGAGCTACAAAGAACTCTTCGGCCGCAGACTGGACgatcgactttgatgagctCGAGAAGGCCTTCACACCCCGCACTAAGATGATTGTCATCAACACTCCCC ACAACCCTGTAGGCAAGGTCTTTCACAAGGACGAGTTACAAAAGATTGCCGATCTTGCTGTCAAGCACCAGACTATCATTCTCTCAGATGAGGTTTATGACCGTCTTTTCTATGTGCCGTTTACTCGAATTGCCAACCTTTCTCCTGAGGTGGAGAAGCTCACTCTTACTGTTGGATCTGCTGGAAAGAACTTTTATGCCACTGGCTGGCGTGTCGGTAGGTCATGA
- a CDS encoding aminotransferase, which produces MLRSILTPSRPSQSVLRTTLRSNIPLHLSRSFSSSVSVMSNQTQKLKPAARVQGQKKDVWSMINEAAASSPIQPIVNLGQGFFGYNPPDFILNAAKEALDRVECNQYAPAKGRPRLRKALADAYSPLWGRQLDPETEIIITTGANEGMLSAFMGFIEPGDEVIVFEPFFDQYISNIQMPGGKVVYVPLHPPETGATKNSSAADWTIDFDELEKAFTPRTKMIVINTPHNPVGKVFHKDELQKIADLAVKHQTIILSDEVYDRLFYVPFTRIANLSPEVEKLTLTVGSAGKNFYATGWRVGWLIGPPELIQPVTAAHTRICFSTPAPFQEAAAIGFEQADKNGFWDETIKEMKAKVDRLNEVFEELNLPVTYPEGGYFLLVNMAKVKLPEDYPFPPHVASRPRDFKLAWFLIQEIGVAAIPPTEFYTPNNAHLAEDYIRFAVCKNDDILEQAKERLRGLKKYIQE; this is translated from the exons atgttgcgcTCCATATTAACCCCGAGCCGCCCCTCCCAATCCGTGCTCCGGACTACACTCCGAAGCAATATCCCTCTTCACTTATCAAGATCATTCTCAAGTAGTGTCAGCGTCATGAGTAACCAGACTCAAAAGCTCAAGCCCGCGGCTCGAGTCCAGggccagaagaaggatgtTTG GTCCATGATCAATGAGGCCGCTGCGTCTTCACCTATCCAGCCTATTGTGAACTTGGGCCAGGGTTTCTTTGGTTACAACCCTCCTGACTTTATTCTTAACGCTGCCAAAGAGGCTTTGGACCGTGTTGAGTGCAATCAGTATGCGCCTGCTAAGGGACGACCGCGGTTGAGGAAGGCCCTTGCGGATGCATATTCACCATTGTGGGGTCGTCAGTTGGACCCTGAGACTGAGATTATCATCACAACTGGTGCTAATGAGGGTATGCTGAGTGCATTTATGGGTTTTATTGAGCCTGGTGACGAGGTTATTGTGTTTGAGccattctttgatca ATATATCAGCAACATTCAGATGCCCGGCGGCAAGGTCGTCTATGTTCCCCTTCACCCTCCAGAGACAGGAGCTACAAAGAACTCTTCGGCCGCAGACTGGACgatcgactttgatgagctCGAGAAGGCCTTCACACCCCGCACTAAGATGATTGTCATCAACACTCCCC ACAACCCTGTAGGCAAGGTCTTTCACAAGGACGAGTTACAAAAGATTGCCGATCTTGCTGTCAAGCACCAGACTATCATTCTCTCAGATGAGGTTTATGACCGTCTTTTCTATGTGCCGTTTACTCGAATTGCCAACCTTTCTCCTGAGGTGGAGAAGCTCACTCTTACTGTTGGATCTGCTGGAAAGAACTTTTATGCCACTGGCTGGCGTGTCG GTTGGTTGATTGGCCCCCCAGAGCTAATCCAGCCCGTCACTGCCGCTCACACACGTAtctgcttctcaacacccGCCCCCTTTCAAGAAGCTGCCGCCATTGGTTTCGAGCAAGCCGACAAGAATGGTTTCTGGGATGAGACCATCAAGGAgatgaaggccaaggtcGACCGTCTCAACGAGGTATTCGAGGAGCTCAACCTGCCCGTGACATACCCCGAAGGCGGTTACTTCCTTCtcgtcaacatggccaagGTCAAGCTACCAGAGGATTACCCCTTTCCTCCTCACGTCGCAAGCCGCCCCCGAGATTTCAAGCTGGCGTGGTTCCTCATCCAGGAGATTGGTGTCGCGGCTATTCCTCCTACAGAGTTTTATACTCCTAACAATGCGCACTTGGCGGAGGATTATATCCGATTTGCTGTGTGTAAGAATGATGATATTTTGGAGCAGGCTAAGGAGAGGCTAAGGGGACTGAAGAAGTACATTCAAGAGTAG
- a CDS encoding xanthine dehydrogenase — MAPSAVSPTRESNPEPLATLTSKFDDTLRFYLNGTKVVLDDIDPEVTVLEYLRGIGLTGTKLGCGEGGCGACTIVVSQYNPTTKKIYHASVNACLAPLVSLDGKHVVTVEGIGSSQKPHPTQERIAKSNGSQCGFCTPGIVMSLYALLRNNDSPSKDDVEEAFDGNLCRCTGYRSILDAAQTFSVEKPGMKFKKAGGTGCCMENGNGPPSGGCCMDKANLDDAPIKRFTPPGFIEYNPDTELIFPPALKRHELRPLAFGNKRRRWYRPVTVEQLLRIKSAHPQAKIIGGSTETQIETKFKALQYPVSVYVGDIAELRQYTFKEDHLEVGGNVVLTDLESICEHAIPHYGWERAQVFEAMLKQLKFFAGRQIRNVGTPAGNLVTASPISDLNPVFWAANAVLVAKSSTKETEIPVSQFFTGYRKTALAQDAIIASIRIPVTQSKGEYFRAYKQAKRKDDDIAIVTGALRVRLDDAGIVQEAALIYGGMAAMTAAAKTAMEYLVGRRFADLETLEGTMNALGRDFDLQFSVPGGMASYRKSLAFGFFYRFYHDVLTILDGSSEQVDKEAIDEIERDLSSGAVDEDAAVAYKKEVTGKSNPHLAALKQTTGEAQYTDDIPAMKNELHACYVLSKRAHAKIISIDYSAALDIPGVVDVVDKDDMPSPDANKFGAPHFDEVFFAEGKVLTVGQPIALVLATSPLRAQEAARAVKVEYEDLPSVLSIEDAIAADSYHNFYREIKKGDTEKAFKECDHVFTGTVRMGGQEHFYLETNACLVVPKPEDGEMEIFASTQNANETQVFASRVCDVQSNKVVVRVKRLGGGFGGKESRSVILSSILALAAKKTKRPVRYMLSREEDMVTSGQRHPFLGKYKIGVNKDGKIQALDCDVFNNAGWTFDLSAAVCERAMTHIDGCYDIPNVYIRGRLCKTNTMSNTAFRGFGGPQGMFIAESYMEEVADRLGMPVETLRQINLYEKDGQTHFGQGLGDWHVPLMYKQVQEEAMYEARRHAITDFNQTNKWRKRGLALIPTKFGISFTALFLNQAGALVHIYHDGSVLVAHGGTEMGQGLHTKLTQIAAQTLGVPLDNVFISETSTNTVANASATAASASSDLNGYAIFNACEQLNERLAPYRKKLGPEATMKDLAHAAYFDRVNLSAQGFYKTPEIGYDWNTGKGKMFFYFTQGVAAAEVELDLLTGTWTCIRADIKMDVGQSINPAIDYGQIQGAFIQGLGLFTMEESLWLRNGPMAGHLFTRGPGAYKIPGFRDIPQTFNVSLLKDVEWKELRTIQRSRGVGEPPFFMGSSVFFAIRDALKAARAQSGVKATIGDDSCEGLLRLESPATPERIRLACEDEIMRKARVLPKEGERSFFVAI; from the exons ATGGCGCCTAGCGCTGTATCTCCCACAAGGGAGTCCAATCCTGAGCCCTTGGCAACCCTAACCTCTAAATTCGATGATACCCTTCGATTCTATCTTAACGGAACCAAAGTCGTTCTGGACGACATAGATCCAGAGGTCACAGTCTTGGAATACCTACGAGGAATTGGCCTCACAGGGACAAAACT TGGCTGTGGCGAAGGCGGTTGCGGAGCTTGCACAATCGTGGTCAGCCAGTATAACCCAACAACCAAGAAGATCTACCATGCCAGTGTCAACGCATGTCTAGCTCCTCTCGTCAGTTTAGACGGTAAACATGTCGTTACCGTTGAAGGTATCGGTAGCTCCCAGAAGCCCCATCCAACTCAGGAGCGCATTGCCAAGTCTAATGGTAGCCAATGTGGTTTCTGCACTCCTGGTATTGTGATGAGCTTGTATGCTTTACTACGAAACAACGACTCACCCTCTAaagatgatgttgaggaggcgTTTGATGGCAACTTGTGTCGATGTACTGGATACCGTTCTATCCTAGATGCGGCTCAAACGTTCAGTGTTGAAAAGCCGGGTATGAAGTTTAAGAAAGCAGGGGGCACTGGATGCTGCATGGAGAACGGTAACGGTCCACCCAGTGGAGGTTGCTGTATGGACAAAGCAAACCTTGATGATGCACCTATCAAAAGGTTCACGCCTCCAGGATTCATCGAGTATAACCCAGACACAGAACTTATCTTCCCACCGGCCCTCAAGAGACACGAGTTACGGCCTCTGGCATTCGGAAACAAGAGACGGAGATGGTATCGCCCTGTCACCGTTGAACAACTCCTGCGGATCAAGAGTGCACACCCTCAGGCAAAGATTATCGGTGGAAGCACAGAAACTCAGATCGAAACAAAGTTTAAGGCTTTGCAATACCCTGTGTCGGTTTATGTTGGCGATATTGCTGAGTTGCGGCAGTACACTTTCAAGGAGGATCACCTTGAGGTTGGTGGTAATGTTGTCTTGACTGACCTTGAGAGTATCTGCGAGCATGCTATCCCTCATTATGGATGGGAACGCGCACAGGTATTTGAGGCGATgctcaagcagctcaagttCTTCGCTGGTCGACAAATTCGAAACGTTGGTACTCCTGCGGGTAACCTGGTCACAGCATCGCCAATCTCAGATCTCAACCCCGTATTCTGGGCTGCGAATGCTGTGTTAGTGGCTAAGTCGTCCACCAAGGAGACAGAGATCCCTGTTTCCCAATTCTTTACAGGTTATCGAAAGACAGCACTCGCACAGGATGCGATCATTGCGTCGATACGAATTCCAGTCACTCAAAGCAAGGGCGAATACTTCAGGGCGTACAAGCAAGCCAAGAGAAAGGATGACGATATCGCGATTGTTACTGGAGCTCTGCGGGTTCGCTTGGATGATGCAGGTATCGTTCAAGAAGCAGCCCTCATTTATGGTGGCATGGCTGCCATGACGGCTGCTGCCAAAACAGCTATGGAATACCTTGTTGGCAGGCGGTTTGCTGATTTGGAGACTTTGGAGGGAACCATGAACGCACTTGGTCGCGACTTTGACTTGCAATTTAGTGTTCCGGGTGGCATGGCGTCTTACCGAAAGTCTTTGGCCTTTGGATTCTTCTACCGATTTTACCATGACGTTCTGACGATCCTCGATGGAAGCTCGGAGCAGGTCGACAAGGAGGCTATTGACGAGATTGAGCGAGACTTGTCCAGTGGAGCAGtcgatgaagatgctgctgtGGCTTACAAGAAGGAAGTGACTGGCAAATCTAACCCCCATCTGGCTGCCCTCAAGCAAACAACAGGCGAGGCGCAATACACCGACGATATTCCTGCTATGAAGAACGAGCTTCACGCCTGTTATGTCCTTTCAAAACGAGCACACGCCAAGATCATCTCTATCGACTACTCGGCTGCTTTGGATATTCCGGGAGtagttgatgttgttgataaggATGACATGCCATCCCCTGATGCCAACAAATTCGGTGCACCTCACTTTGACGAGGTTTTCTTCGCTGAGGGCAAGGTTCTGACAGTGGGTCAACCGATTGCCTTAGTTCTGGCGACTTCTCCTCTGCGAGCTCAGGAGGCTGCCCGAGCAGTCAAGGTTGAATATGAAGATTTGCCATCTGTGCTCTCGATTGAGGATGCTATTGCAGCCGATAGCTACCACAACTTCTACAGAGAAATCAAGAAGGGAGATACGGAGAAGGCTTTCAAGGAGTGTGACCATGTGTTCACTGGAACAGTAAGAATGGGTGGTCAAGAACATTTCTACCTCGAGACCAATGCTTGCTTGGTTGTCCCCAAGCCTGAGGATGGAGAGATGGAGATCTTTGCCAGTACCCAGAACGCCAACGAAAC ACAAGTATTCGCTTCGCGAGTTTGCGATGTACAGTCGAACAAGGTTGTCGTTCGTGTCAAACGACTGGGTGGCGGTTTCGGAGGAAAGGAGTCACGATCGGTGATTCTCAGCTCCATCTTGGCGCTCGCGGCAAAGAAGACCAAGAGACCAGTCCGATATATGCTGTCGCGAGAGGAAGACATGGTTACAAGCGGACAACGCCATCCTTTCCTTGGCAAATACAAGATCGGAGTGAACAAGGACGGTAAGATCCAAGCTTTGGATTGTGATGTCTTCAACAATGCAGGATGGACATTCGACCTCAGTGCAGCCGTATGCGAGCGAGCAATGACCCATATCGATGGTTGCTACGATATTCCTAATGTGTACATTCGAGGACGCTTGTGCAAGACGAACACGATGTCCAATACTGCGTTCCGAGGATTTGGCGGACCTCAGGGCATGTTCATCGCAGAGTCGTACATGGAGGAGGTGGCTGACCGATTGGGAATGCCCGTCGAAACGCTGCGCCAGATCAACTTGTACGAGAAGGACGGCCAGACTCATTTTGGTCAAGGTCTTGGAGATTGGCATGTTCCCCTGATGTACAAGCAGGTGCAGGAAGAGGCGATGTACGAAGCACGCCGACATGCCATTACCGATTTCAATCAAACGAACAAGTGGCGGAAGAGAGGTCTGGCATTGATTCCGACCAAGTTTGGTATTTCGTTCACCGCTCTCTTTCTGAATCAGGCTGGCGCTTTGGTGCACATTTATCACGATGGCTCTGTCTTGGTGGCCCACGGTGGTACTGAGATGGGACAAGGCTTGCATACTAAGCTCACCCAGATTGCAGCACAAACACTGGGTGTTCCATTGGACAATGTCTTCATCTCCGAGACTTCCACCAATACGGTGGCCAACGCCTCCGCAAcagctgcttcagcctcgtCAGATCTGAACGGATACGCCATTTTCAACGCATGTGAACAGCTGAACGAGCGACTGGCACCATATCGAAAGAAGCTGGGCCCAGAGGCGACCATGAAGGATCTTGCCCATGCCGCTTACTTCGATCGTGTCAACCTTTCTGCCCAAGGCTTCTACAAGACGCCCGAAATTGGATATGACTGGAATACtggcaagggcaagatgTTCTTCTACTTCACTCAGGGAGTTGCCGCAGCTGAAGTGGAGCTTGATCTACTGACTGGAACATGGACCTGCATACGCGCAGATATCAAGATGGATGTTGGTCAGTCTATCAACCCAGCGATCGACTATGGTCAAATCCAGGGTGCGTTCATCCAaggtcttggtctcttcaCGATGGAAGAGTCATTATGGCTACGCAACGGTCCCATGGCCGGGCATCTCTTTACACGAGGTCCTGGCGCATACAAGATTCCAGGTTTCCGAGATATTCCTCAAACATTCAACGTGTCACTTCTCAAAGATGTGGAATGGAAAGAGTTACGTACTATTCAACGCAGCCGTGGTGTGGGTGAACCGCCTTTCTTCATGGGAAGTTCAGTCTTCTTCGCTATTCGAGATGCGCTCAAGGCAGCTCGCGCACAATCCGGAGTAAAGGCTACGATCGGCGATGACTCTTGTGAGGGGCTTCTGCGGCTCGAGAGTCCAGCAACGCCTGAAAGGATCCGATTGGCGTGTGAGGATGAGATTATGCGCAAGGCAAGAGTTTTACCCAAGGAGGGAGAAAGGAGTTTCTTTGTTGCGATCTAG